The following proteins come from a genomic window of Armatimonadota bacterium:
- a CDS encoding DnaJ C-terminal domain-containing protein, with protein sequence MEFKDYYRILGVEPTADAKTISRAYKRLARQYHPDVNKAAGAEERFKEINEAYQVLGDAQKRARYDQIYEAYRRGGVHWQELFRGVPGGWAQAPGGFTVTIEEGNLEDLLGFSDFFRQFFGGGAVSAARGRGSRGGPVGVEELLRQAAGSSRTEPAAEASLEISLEEAFRGAQKSVTLRLDGRSRRLDVTIPRGIRSGQKIRLPGALDGSDVYLTVTVRPHALFVRQGDDVQVEVPVALTEALLGAEIEVPTLEGKVSMKIPAETQNGQTFRLRGLGMPRPGGGRGDQLVRVKVVLPVRLSEQERRVFEEMRQRRRENPRESLGLK encoded by the coding sequence ATGGAGTTCAAGGACTACTACCGGATCCTGGGCGTGGAGCCCACGGCGGACGCCAAGACTATCAGCCGGGCCTACAAGCGCCTCGCCCGCCAGTACCACCCCGACGTGAACAAGGCAGCCGGAGCGGAGGAGCGGTTTAAGGAGATCAACGAGGCCTACCAGGTGCTGGGCGACGCGCAGAAGCGAGCGCGTTACGACCAGATCTACGAGGCCTACCGCCGCGGCGGAGTGCACTGGCAGGAGCTCTTTCGTGGCGTCCCCGGCGGGTGGGCGCAGGCGCCCGGGGGATTCACCGTCACCATCGAGGAAGGAAACCTGGAGGATTTGCTCGGGTTCAGCGACTTCTTCCGCCAGTTCTTCGGTGGAGGCGCGGTCTCCGCCGCGCGAGGGCGGGGCAGCCGGGGCGGTCCAGTCGGCGTGGAGGAGTTGCTGCGGCAGGCGGCCGGCAGCTCCAGGACCGAGCCGGCGGCTGAAGCGTCGCTGGAGATCTCCCTGGAAGAGGCCTTCCGCGGCGCGCAGAAATCGGTAACGCTGCGGCTGGACGGGAGGTCCCGGCGGCTTGACGTCACCATTCCCAGAGGCATCCGCAGCGGGCAGAAGATCCGCCTGCCGGGCGCCCTGGACGGCAGCGACGTCTACCTCACGGTGACCGTGCGCCCGCACGCGCTATTTGTGCGGCAGGGAGATGACGTGCAGGTGGAGGTGCCGGTGGCGCTGACCGAGGCGCTGCTCGGTGCGGAGATAGAGGTGCCCACGCTGGAAGGGAAGGTCTCCATGAAGATCCCAGCGGAGACGCAGAACGGGCAAACCTTCCGCCTGCGCGGCCTGGGCATGCCCCGGCCGGGGGGAGGTCGGGGCGACCAATTGGTCCGGGTGAAAGTGGTCCTGCCCGTTCGCCTGAGCGAGCAGGAGCGGCGGGTCTTCGAGGAGATGCGACAGCGCCGCCGGGAGAATCCCCGGGAGTCCCTGGGGCTGAAGTAG
- the clpB gene encoding ATP-dependent chaperone ClpB, whose protein sequence is MRFDRLTEKAQEALLAAQEQARARGHQQVDVEHVLLALLDQPEGVVPRVIARLGTDPRILRTRLDAELERRPRVVGAPAGEGLFITPRLQRVLHGAQEEAQRLSDEYVSTEHLLLAAVREEGDAAARTLREAGVTSEGIYRVLQEVRGHQRVTDPNPESKYQVLERYGRELTALAAQGKLDPVIGRDDEIRRVIQVLSRRTKNNPVLIGDPGVGKTAIVEGLAQRIVRKDVPEGLKDKRIFQLDMGALLAGTKYRGEFEDRLKAVLKEIAESQGGIILFIDELHTVVGAGAAEGAIDAANMLKPMLARGELHTIGATTLDEYRKHVEKDAALERRFQPVFVDEPSVEDTISILRGLKERYEVHHGVRITDAAVIAAATLSHRYITERFLPDKAIDLIDEAAARLRTEIDSKPAELDEVDRRIMQLEIEREALRRESDASSRERLERLEEELAELRRQSEELRAQWEEEKRAIQAIRETKQRIEEARRQIEDAERKADLEAAARLRYGTVPDLQKQLAAQEAKLREIQQGRRLLKEEVEPEDIAEVVSRWTGIPVTRLMEGEMAKLLHLEERLHQRIIGQDEAVQAVADAIRRARAGLKDPRRPIGSFLFLGPTGVGKTELARALAALLFDDEEAMVRLDMSEYQERHTVSRLIGAPPGYVGYEEGGQLTEAVRRRPYRVVLFDEVEKAHTDVFNVLLQIMEDGRLTDGHGRTVDFKNTVVIMTSNIGGRYLQRLEPGQEAQFQMARIQVLDDVRKAFRPEFLNRIDEIIVFRPLGLEELRQIVDLQLGDLRRRLAAEKIGLEVTAAARDYLAREGYNPDFGARPLRRLIQRAVENALARRILAGELREGDLAVVDFQRGELIIERRTPVGAEA, encoded by the coding sequence ATGCGTTTTGACCGGTTGACGGAGAAGGCGCAGGAGGCGCTGCTGGCGGCGCAGGAGCAGGCGCGGGCCCGGGGGCACCAGCAGGTGGATGTGGAGCACGTGCTCCTGGCGCTGCTGGACCAGCCCGAGGGCGTCGTCCCTCGCGTGATCGCCCGCCTGGGGACGGATCCTCGCATCCTGCGCACCCGGCTGGACGCGGAGCTGGAGCGGCGGCCCCGGGTCGTCGGCGCACCGGCCGGGGAAGGGCTGTTCATCACCCCTCGGCTGCAGCGGGTCCTGCACGGCGCGCAGGAGGAGGCCCAGAGGCTCAGCGATGAGTACGTGAGCACCGAGCATCTCCTCCTAGCGGCGGTGCGGGAGGAGGGCGACGCTGCGGCCCGCACCCTGCGCGAGGCGGGGGTTACCTCTGAGGGGATCTACCGCGTGCTGCAGGAGGTGCGGGGGCACCAGCGGGTCACCGACCCCAACCCCGAGTCCAAGTACCAGGTGCTGGAGCGGTACGGGCGGGAGCTGACCGCGCTGGCGGCCCAGGGCAAGCTGGACCCGGTGATCGGGCGGGACGACGAGATCCGCCGCGTCATCCAGGTGCTCTCCCGGCGGACGAAGAACAACCCTGTCCTCATCGGCGACCCCGGGGTGGGCAAGACAGCCATCGTCGAGGGGCTGGCGCAGCGCATCGTGCGCAAGGACGTCCCCGAGGGGCTGAAGGACAAACGCATCTTCCAGCTGGACATGGGCGCGCTGCTGGCGGGGACCAAGTACCGGGGGGAGTTCGAGGATCGGCTGAAGGCGGTGCTCAAGGAGATCGCCGAGTCCCAGGGGGGCATCATCCTCTTCATTGACGAGCTGCACACCGTGGTGGGGGCCGGCGCCGCCGAGGGGGCCATCGACGCGGCCAACATGCTCAAACCCATGCTGGCCCGGGGGGAGCTGCACACCATCGGGGCCACCACCCTGGACGAGTACCGCAAGCACGTGGAGAAGGACGCCGCTCTGGAACGGCGTTTCCAGCCCGTGTTCGTGGACGAGCCCTCGGTGGAGGACACCATCTCCATCCTCCGCGGCCTGAAGGAGCGCTACGAAGTGCACCACGGGGTGCGCATCACCGACGCGGCGGTCATCGCCGCAGCCACCCTCTCGCACCGCTACATCACCGAGCGCTTCCTACCCGACAAGGCCATCGACCTCATTGACGAGGCGGCGGCACGCCTACGCACGGAGATCGACAGCAAGCCGGCGGAGCTGGACGAGGTAGACCGGCGGATCATGCAGCTGGAGATCGAGCGCGAGGCCTTGCGCCGCGAGTCCGATGCCAGCAGCCGGGAGCGTCTGGAGCGCCTGGAGGAGGAGCTGGCGGAGCTGCGCCGCCAGTCCGAGGAGCTGCGCGCGCAGTGGGAGGAGGAGAAGCGGGCGATTCAGGCCATCCGGGAGACCAAGCAGCGGATCGAGGAGGCCCGCCGGCAGATCGAGGATGCCGAGCGCAAGGCCGATCTGGAAGCGGCGGCGCGGCTGCGCTACGGGACCGTGCCCGACCTGCAGAAGCAGCTGGCCGCTCAGGAGGCCAAGCTGCGGGAGATCCAGCAGGGACGGCGGCTTCTCAAAGAGGAGGTGGAGCCGGAGGACATCGCCGAGGTCGTCTCCCGCTGGACGGGGATCCCGGTGACCCGGCTGATGGAAGGTGAGATGGCCAAGCTGCTCCACCTGGAGGAGCGGCTGCACCAGCGCATCATCGGCCAGGATGAGGCGGTGCAGGCGGTTGCCGACGCCATCCGCCGGGCCCGCGCCGGCCTCAAGGACCCGCGCCGGCCCATCGGCTCCTTCCTCTTCCTGGGCCCCACCGGGGTGGGCAAGACGGAGCTGGCGCGTGCGCTGGCCGCCCTGCTCTTCGACGACGAGGAGGCCATGGTCCGCTTGGACATGTCGGAGTACCAGGAGCGGCACACCGTCAGCCGGCTGATCGGCGCTCCCCCGGGCTACGTGGGCTACGAGGAGGGCGGACAGCTCACCGAGGCGGTGCGCCGCCGCCCCTACCGCGTGGTCCTCTTCGACGAGGTGGAAAAGGCGCATACCGACGTTTTCAACGTCCTCCTGCAAATTATGGAGGACGGACGCCTGACCGACGGCCACGGCCGCACCGTGGACTTTAAGAACACCGTGGTCATCATGACCAGCAACATCGGCGGCCGCTACCTGCAGCGGCTGGAGCCCGGGCAGGAGGCGCAGTTCCAGATGGCTCGCATCCAGGTGCTGGACGACGTGCGCAAGGCCTTCCGCCCGGAGTTCCTCAACCGCATCGACGAGATCATCGTCTTCCGCCCCCTGGGCCTGGAGGAGCTGCGGCAGATCGTGGACCTGCAGCTGGGCGACCTGCGGCGGCGGCTGGCCGCGGAGAAGATCGGCCTGGAGGTGACCGCCGCGGCCCGGGACTACCTGGCGCGCGAGGGCTACAACCCCGACTTCGGCGCCCGCCCGCTGCGCCGGCTGATCCAGCGGGCGGTGGAGAATGCCCTGGCCAGGCGCATCCTGGCCGGCGAGCTGCGCGAAGGGGACCTGGCCGTGGTAGACTTCCAGCGAGGCGAGCTGATCATCGAACGGCGCACGCCGGTGGGCGCCGAGGCGTAA
- a CDS encoding fused MFS/spermidine synthase produces MLEVIVFTSGGVLLALEIVASRVLAPFFGNSVYVWGSLIGVFLAGLSLGYLVGGRVADYRPSPALFSALVFLAGALTFPIPLLSRQVMQALVLADAGPRAGPLAAATILFFLPTVVMGMVSPFAVRLRARTVSTVGNVAGVLYALSTLGSISGALVAAFVLLNAFGVRSIIHGLGVAMMVLAAAGLLVARRRPAAAAAGLAVVLATAGAAAAWADPGAPVVFERDTVYHRISVSDEGGVRYLRLDNYWQSALDLENPEREVFQYSTYMHLPVALMPRALEHGRVRVAMIGLGGGTVPRRYLREYPWVEVDVAELDPAVVETARRWFGLPASRRLRVVAEDGRIFLLRSPQRFHIILLDAYLIDTIPFHLATREFFELAATRLAPGGVVASNVIGALEGGSSRLFRAIYKTFRAVFPTVYVFPVGYGGLGSPELLRNIIIVGTAEPPLSPQQVLGRARVVSAHVEGLAEAAAALYTAPIRTDDVPLLTDDFAPVDALVSGR; encoded by the coding sequence GTGCTGGAAGTGATCGTCTTCACAAGCGGCGGTGTGCTCCTGGCGCTGGAGATCGTGGCCAGCCGGGTCCTGGCTCCGTTCTTCGGGAACTCCGTGTACGTCTGGGGCAGCCTGATCGGTGTCTTCCTGGCGGGGCTCAGCCTGGGCTACCTGGTGGGCGGCCGGGTGGCCGACTACCGGCCGTCGCCCGCCCTTTTCAGCGCCCTGGTCTTCCTGGCCGGCGCGCTGACCTTTCCTATTCCCCTTCTCTCCCGCCAGGTGATGCAGGCGCTGGTGCTGGCGGATGCGGGTCCGCGGGCCGGCCCGCTGGCAGCGGCGACCATCCTCTTCTTCCTGCCCACCGTGGTAATGGGGATGGTCTCCCCCTTCGCCGTCCGCCTGCGGGCGCGCACTGTGAGTACGGTGGGCAACGTGGCTGGTGTGCTGTACGCCCTCTCCACACTGGGTTCCATCAGCGGCGCGCTGGTCGCCGCCTTCGTCCTCCTCAATGCCTTCGGCGTGCGCAGCATCATCCACGGTCTGGGGGTGGCTATGATGGTCCTGGCCGCCGCCGGGCTCCTGGTGGCGCGGCGCCGTCCGGCGGCGGCCGCGGCCGGGCTGGCGGTGGTGCTGGCCACGGCGGGCGCGGCGGCCGCGTGGGCCGACCCGGGGGCACCGGTGGTTTTCGAGCGCGACACCGTCTACCACAGAATCAGCGTCTCCGACGAAGGGGGCGTCCGTTACCTGCGGCTGGACAACTACTGGCAGAGTGCCCTCGACCTGGAGAATCCGGAGCGGGAGGTCTTCCAGTACAGCACCTACATGCACCTGCCCGTGGCCCTCATGCCGCGGGCCCTGGAGCATGGCCGGGTGCGCGTGGCCATGATCGGGCTGGGCGGCGGAACGGTTCCGCGCCGCTACCTGCGCGAGTACCCCTGGGTGGAGGTGGACGTGGCGGAGCTGGATCCCGCTGTGGTGGAGACAGCGCGACGCTGGTTTGGGCTGCCGGCCAGCCGCCGGCTGCGGGTGGTGGCGGAGGACGGCCGGATCTTCCTGCTGCGCTCCCCGCAGCGCTTCCACATCATCCTGCTGGATGCCTACCTGATCGACACCATCCCCTTCCACCTGGCGACGCGCGAGTTCTTCGAGCTGGCCGCGACGCGGCTGGCGCCCGGCGGTGTCGTAGCCAGCAACGTGATCGGGGCGCTGGAGGGCGGGAGCAGTCGGCTCTTCCGGGCGATCTACAAGACCTTTCGCGCTGTCTTCCCCACCGTGTACGTCTTTCCGGTGGGGTACGGCGGCCTTGGCAGCCCGGAGCTCCTGCGCAACATCATTATCGTCGGGACCGCGGAACCGCCGCTGTCCCCGCAGCAGGTCCTGGGGCGGGCCAGGGTGGTGTCTGCGCACGTGGAAGGACTGGCGGAGGCGGCGGCGGCCCTCTACACGGCTCCGATCCGCACCGACGACGTGCCGCTGCTCACCGACGACTTCGCGCCGGTGGACGCTCTGGTCTCGGGGCGGTAG
- a CDS encoding DUF951 domain-containing protein — MAIVKLNVGDVVRTRKAHPCGSDQWEIVRLGADVRIRCMGCGRSVLMPRVKLERRIRQFVRRAASIDSSSGPRGDLTGP; from the coding sequence GTGGCAATCGTCAAGTTGAACGTCGGGGATGTGGTGCGCACGCGCAAGGCGCACCCCTGCGGCAGCGATCAGTGGGAGATCGTCCGCCTGGGGGCGGATGTGCGCATCCGCTGCATGGGCTGCGGTCGCAGTGTCCTCATGCCCCGGGTGAAGCTGGAACGGCGCATCCGCCAGTTCGTGCGCCGCGCCGCCTCCATAGACTCCTCATCCGGTCCCCGGGGTGATCTCACCGGCCCCTGA
- the ychF gene encoding redox-regulated ATPase YchF has product MALRVGIVGLPNAGKSTLLNALARAGAPVAAYPFTTIDPNRGMVAVPDERLGAIASVTHPQRVVPAAVEFVDIAGLVRGAHRGEGLGNQFLAHIREVDALVHVVRVFEAADVPHVEGALDPLRDAEIVETELALADLSTVERVREKVAPRARSGARGAQQELALTDRLREALQRGIPVRRLHLHPVEAEQVSRWHLLTCRPVIYVANISEGVAPQDPRVQGLVRHAEAQDAAIVVVDARLESELADLLPEEAAEFRAVTGEEAALPRLVRAAYTLLGYVTFFSVVSAEVRAWPVVRGTTAVEAAGRIHTDMAQGFIRAEVIPWQALVAVGGLHQARERGLLRLEGRSYQVQDGDVITFRFAV; this is encoded by the coding sequence GTGGCGCTGCGGGTCGGGATCGTCGGTTTGCCCAACGCCGGCAAGTCCACGCTGCTGAACGCGCTGGCCAGAGCGGGCGCGCCTGTGGCCGCCTATCCTTTCACCACTATCGACCCCAACCGGGGGATGGTAGCGGTGCCCGACGAGCGCCTGGGTGCCATCGCCAGCGTCACCCACCCCCAGCGCGTCGTCCCGGCCGCGGTGGAGTTCGTGGACATCGCCGGGCTGGTTCGCGGCGCCCACCGGGGCGAGGGCCTGGGCAACCAGTTCCTGGCGCACATCCGCGAGGTGGACGCCCTGGTGCACGTGGTCCGTGTCTTCGAAGCGGCGGATGTGCCGCACGTGGAGGGCGCGCTGGATCCCCTGCGCGATGCCGAGATCGTGGAGACCGAACTGGCCCTGGCCGACCTGTCCACGGTGGAACGGGTCCGGGAAAAGGTTGCCCCACGGGCCCGCAGTGGGGCAAGGGGGGCGCAGCAGGAGCTGGCCCTGACCGACCGTCTGCGGGAGGCACTGCAGCGGGGCATCCCCGTGCGGCGGCTGCACCTGCACCCCGTGGAGGCGGAGCAGGTGAGTCGGTGGCACCTGCTCACCTGTCGCCCGGTCATCTATGTGGCCAACATCTCCGAGGGGGTCGCGCCGCAGGACCCGCGGGTCCAGGGCCTGGTGCGGCACGCCGAGGCCCAGGACGCGGCCATCGTGGTGGTGGACGCGCGACTGGAGTCCGAGCTTGCCGACCTGTTGCCGGAGGAGGCTGCGGAGTTCCGGGCGGTGACGGGAGAGGAGGCCGCACTGCCCCGCTTAGTGCGGGCGGCATACACCCTGCTGGGCTACGTGACCTTCTTCAGCGTGGTCTCGGCGGAGGTGCGTGCCTGGCCGGTGGTGCGGGGGACGACGGCCGTAGAGGCGGCGGGGAGGATTCACACGGACATGGCCCAGGGCTTCATCCGCGCGGAGGTCATCCCCTGGCAGGCCCTGGTGGCGGTTGGCGGGCTGCATCAGGCCCGCGAGCGCGGGCTGCTCAGGCTGGAGGGGCGTTCCTACCAGGTGCAGGACGGCGACGTGATCACCTTCCGCTTTGCGGTTTGA
- a CDS encoding FAD-dependent oxidoreductase, whose protein sequence is MRHLIIGNGAAGNAAAQAIRRRDPSSEITIVSDELHAAYYRPLLPYLLHDAPEAQHLHRDPLHLPRDVMVHLGARVRAVVPAEARVILDDGRTLAYDRLLIATGASPALPPIDGVPGPGSFVLRTLDDATVLKAAVRAIGPSSPAVIVGGGRIGTKVALGLRHLGLSVTIVEMLPWIVPQQLDAPAAEIVQAALQAQGIEMIFGRTVRALCRQEGRLRGVVLDDGTELAAGLVVIATGVRANADIARTAGLATRHGILVNRFLQTSYPQIYAAGDVVETADVVTGEPVVSGTWTNAVFMGQVAGENMAGGSREYPGAWGLLNAVELAGIPVISAGLIHPPQEGYDVHAHRRDRVYRKLVFRGGTLVGFILVGEVEGAGVYTALIRERVDVSPWKEVLIQKGTCAPFVRALRTFPEAYAA, encoded by the coding sequence ATGCGGCACCTGATTATCGGCAACGGCGCAGCGGGCAATGCCGCAGCCCAGGCCATTCGCCGGCGCGACCCTTCCAGCGAGATCACCATCGTCTCCGACGAGCTCCATGCAGCCTACTACCGCCCGCTGCTGCCCTACCTCCTCCACGATGCGCCCGAGGCACAGCATCTCCATCGCGATCCTCTCCACCTCCCCAGGGATGTGATGGTGCATCTGGGCGCGCGGGTAAGGGCTGTGGTCCCCGCGGAAGCACGCGTCATCCTGGACGACGGCCGTACCCTTGCCTACGATAGACTGCTCATCGCCACGGGCGCGTCCCCCGCACTTCCGCCCATTGATGGCGTGCCCGGCCCCGGCAGCTTCGTGCTGCGCACGCTGGATGACGCCACTGTCCTCAAGGCCGCTGTGCGGGCCATCGGCCCTTCCTCTCCCGCCGTCATTGTCGGCGGCGGGCGCATCGGGACGAAGGTTGCTCTTGGCCTGCGCCACCTGGGGCTGTCGGTGACCATTGTGGAGATGTTGCCCTGGATCGTTCCTCAGCAGCTTGACGCCCCTGCGGCCGAGATAGTCCAGGCGGCGCTACAAGCCCAGGGCATTGAGATGATCTTTGGCCGTACCGTCCGTGCCCTCTGCCGGCAGGAGGGTCGCCTGCGCGGCGTCGTCCTCGACGACGGAACAGAGCTCGCTGCCGGCCTTGTGGTGATAGCCACGGGCGTCCGGGCAAACGCGGATATCGCCCGTACGGCCGGGCTGGCCACGCGGCACGGCATCCTCGTCAATCGCTTCCTGCAGACCAGCTATCCCCAGATTTACGCCGCGGGAGATGTGGTGGAAACGGCCGATGTGGTGACCGGGGAGCCCGTTGTCAGCGGCACGTGGACCAACGCAGTGTTCATGGGCCAGGTTGCTGGAGAGAACATGGCTGGCGGATCGCGGGAGTACCCCGGCGCCTGGGGGCTGCTCAACGCGGTGGAGCTGGCCGGCATCCCGGTCATCTCCGCTGGATTGATCCATCCTCCCCAGGAAGGCTACGACGTGCACGCACACCGTCGCGACCGGGTGTACCGCAAGCTCGTCTTTCGCGGCGGGACGCTTGTGGGCTTCATCCTGGTGGGCGAGGTAGAGGGTGCCGGGGTCTACACGGCCCTGATCCGGGAGCGCGTGGACGTTAGCCCGTGGAAGGAGGTGCTCATTCAGAAAGGCACCTGCGCACCTTTCGTGCGTGCACTACGCACATTCCCTGAGGCCTACGCGGCCTAG
- a CDS encoding 4Fe-4S dicluster domain-containing protein, protein MKHIFVRLDRCTGCRECELACAVEHSASKELFTAIFETPPPKKRLYVESSDGRNIPILCRHCDDAPCLAACLSGAIYRDWDRQGVVTQRTDKCIGCWTCIMVCPYGVIGRRLDGGRWVAAKCDRCPDRAIPACVEACPTKALVYAEPEEWAAIARRTAATMLAGQEG, encoded by the coding sequence ATGAAGCACATCTTCGTCCGCTTGGACCGTTGCACGGGATGTCGCGAGTGCGAGCTCGCCTGCGCGGTGGAGCATTCCGCCTCGAAGGAACTCTTCACCGCCATCTTCGAGACACCGCCCCCCAAGAAGCGCCTGTACGTTGAGTCGTCCGACGGGCGCAACATTCCCATACTGTGCCGCCACTGCGACGATGCCCCCTGCCTGGCGGCCTGCCTGAGCGGGGCGATCTACCGCGACTGGGACCGCCAGGGCGTCGTGACCCAGCGCACCGACAAGTGCATCGGCTGCTGGACCTGCATCATGGTCTGCCCCTACGGCGTTATCGGCCGCCGGCTGGACGGGGGACGGTGGGTGGCGGCCAAGTGTGACCGCTGCCCGGATCGGGCCATTCCGGCCTGCGTGGAAGCCTGTCCGACCAAAGCGCTGGTTTACGCTGAGCCCGAAGAGTGGGCCGCTATCGCTCGGCGGACCGCAGCTACCATGCTGGCCGGACAGGAGGGCTAA